A single region of the Candidatus Margulisiibacteriota bacterium genome encodes:
- the panC gene encoding pantoate--beta-alanine ligase: MKAIADPLELQRLTGEVRRAGKRVGLVPTMGALHEGHLSLVEAARKKCDFLVVSIFVNPKQFGPNEDFKNYPRDLNKDLALLTPYEIDVVFTPEAEAMFPAGFSANVEINGGLVEALCGKSRPGHFSGVLTVVAKLFNLTRPDLAFFGEKDYQQQLIIRKMTKDLNFPIEIVTMPTIREANGLAKSSRNDYLKLDEREAAGVIFRALQLAKEKISKEPINAIKQQLRELVEKEPLAKIDYIELADPETLAEAGFDAKKVLVALAIWIGQTRLIDNLVVEKK, encoded by the coding sequence GTGAAAGCGATAGCCGATCCGCTGGAGCTGCAGCGGCTTACCGGCGAGGTCCGGCGGGCCGGAAAGAGGGTCGGACTGGTCCCGACCATGGGAGCACTCCATGAAGGGCACCTGTCGCTGGTTGAAGCGGCCAGAAAAAAATGCGATTTTCTGGTAGTTTCAATATTTGTTAATCCAAAGCAGTTTGGCCCAAACGAAGATTTTAAAAATTATCCCCGGGATCTTAACAAAGACCTGGCCTTGCTCACCCCTTATGAAATTGACGTGGTTTTTACACCAGAGGCGGAGGCGATGTTCCCGGCCGGCTTTTCTGCAAATGTCGAAATTAACGGGGGGTTGGTTGAGGCGCTTTGCGGCAAGAGCCGGCCCGGCCATTTTTCCGGAGTATTGACGGTTGTCGCTAAGCTGTTTAATTTAACCCGGCCGGATCTCGCTTTTTTTGGGGAAAAGGACTATCAGCAGCAGCTGATCATCAGGAAAATGACGAAAGACCTGAATTTTCCGATCGAGATCGTGACGATGCCGACGATTAGAGAGGCGAATGGCCTGGCAAAAAGTTCACGTAACGATTATCTAAAGTTGGACGAAAGGGAGGCGGCCGGGGTTATTTTCCGGGCGCTGCAATTGGCCAAGGAGAAAATCAGCAAAGAGCCAATAAATGCGATCAAGCAACAGCTAAGAGAACTCGTTGAAAAAGAGCCGCTGGCAAAGATCGATTATATTGAGTTGGCAGACCCGGAAACATTGGCCGAAGCTGGATTTGATGCAAAAAAAGTCCTGGTCGCCCTGGCGATTTGGATCGGGCAGACAAGGCTGATAGATAATTTGGTAGTCGAGAAGAAGTAA
- a CDS encoding type II secretion system GspH family protein, producing the protein MRRGFTLVELLAVLAIFSLLTIIMLPSVNRLKDRLLVKTAASLSVSNLRRGQALALATSGQAECKTISPILPGVTAPSAKSIIFTADGYTLPGGSGTLVLNIRSGKPRKVIISSAGRVRGE; encoded by the coding sequence ATGAGGCGGGGGTTCACGCTGGTCGAGCTTTTAGCCGTGCTGGCTATTTTCAGCTTATTAACCATTATTATGCTGCCGTCGGTGAACCGGCTAAAAGACCGGTTGTTGGTCAAAACTGCCGCCAGTCTGTCGGTTTCCAATCTAAGACGAGGGCAGGCTTTGGCTTTGGCCACTTCTGGCCAGGCGGAATGCAAAACAATTAGTCCGATCCTGCCTGGCGTGACCGCCCCTTCGGCAAAATCAATTATTTTTACCGCAGATGGATATACTCTGCCGGGAGGCTCAGGGACCCTTGTTTTGAACATTAGATCCGGCAAACCTCGAAAGGTGATAATTTCTTCCGCCGGGAGGGTCAGGGGTGAATAA
- the topA gene encoding type I DNA topoisomerase, with product MAKNLVIVESPAKARTLGKFLGKEYEVKASGGHIRDLPPKSLGVKVDHDFEPNYKIIKGKENIVKELKKDAAKAKMVYLAPDPDREGEAIAWHLNAILDVAKKTKRIEFHEITKVAVAKAIKTPREIDEARVNAQQARRVLDRLVGYKLSPLLWKKVRKGLSAGRVQSVAVRLICEREAEIKKFQAIEYWDVIAQLATEKEEEFSARLVAKGTHAVGGRPTSPEKKDNIIPSKEAVDQIMKELENASYIVKEVRKKEQNRHPAPPFITSSLQQEAARKLGFSPKKTMLLAQKLYEGEEVEGEGRVGLITYMRTDSVRISDEALKEVRLFVEDKFGGKYMPKDANHYKTKKSAQDAHEAIRPTSIARTPEKIKEALPPDEFRLYELIWKRFVACQMESAIFDQTSVDIAAGEYVFRSTGSVIKFDGFLKLYEESFDEEEEKEGRLPALTEKEELKKQEVRPEQHFTQPPARYTEASLVKELEHKGIGRPSTYAPILSTIQDRGYVEKEGRALKPTEIGVVTNGLLVKHFPEIMDITFTADMEDQLDDIIDNKIEWVDVLKKFYKPFAAALAEADIKMEKVKKEIMTDELCPKCGNKLVIRQGRYGDFYACSDYPKCTYTKDVEKPEGEGAAPEVQENCPKCGKPMVIKHGRFGSFLACSDYPTCKTTKPLLRKIGVKCPKDDGDVVMKKTRKGRIFYCCSNYPKCDYAAWQRPTAENKEETPKEGGNA from the coding sequence ATGGCGAAAAATTTAGTTATTGTAGAGTCCCCGGCAAAAGCCAGGACTTTGGGAAAGTTTTTAGGGAAGGAATATGAAGTTAAAGCGAGCGGCGGACATATTCGCGACCTCCCCCCCAAATCGCTTGGGGTTAAAGTTGACCATGATTTTGAGCCAAACTATAAGATCATTAAAGGAAAAGAGAATATTGTCAAAGAACTAAAAAAAGATGCGGCCAAGGCGAAAATGGTTTATCTGGCCCCAGATCCGGACCGGGAAGGTGAAGCGATCGCTTGGCATCTTAATGCTATTTTAGACGTAGCCAAAAAAACGAAGCGGATAGAATTTCACGAAATTACTAAAGTGGCGGTTGCCAAGGCGATCAAAACACCCAGAGAGATAGATGAAGCACGGGTAAATGCTCAACAAGCCAGGAGGGTGTTGGACCGGTTGGTCGGCTATAAGCTTAGCCCTCTCCTTTGGAAAAAGGTCCGCAAAGGTTTATCGGCCGGCCGTGTCCAGTCGGTTGCTGTCCGGTTGATCTGCGAGCGGGAAGCGGAGATCAAGAAGTTCCAGGCGATCGAGTATTGGGACGTTATTGCTCAATTGGCAACAGAGAAGGAAGAGGAGTTCTCGGCCCGTTTGGTCGCCAAGGGGACCCACGCGGTTGGCGGTCGTCCCACATCACCGGAAAAGAAGGATAATATAATCCCGTCAAAAGAAGCGGTTGACCAGATCATGAAGGAGCTGGAAAATGCTTCGTATATCGTCAAGGAGGTCCGCAAAAAAGAACAGAACCGCCATCCTGCCCCTCCTTTTATCACCAGCTCGCTCCAGCAGGAAGCGGCCAGAAAGCTAGGGTTTTCTCCCAAGAAGACGATGCTTTTAGCGCAAAAGCTTTATGAGGGCGAGGAAGTCGAAGGAGAAGGCCGGGTTGGTCTTATTACTTATATGCGCACCGACTCTGTTCGGATCTCCGACGAGGCCTTAAAGGAAGTTCGTCTCTTTGTTGAAGACAAATTTGGCGGTAAATATATGCCGAAGGACGCTAACCACTATAAAACCAAAAAGTCGGCCCAGGATGCCCACGAAGCGATCCGGCCGACCTCGATCGCCAGAACACCGGAAAAGATAAAAGAGGCATTGCCGCCGGACGAGTTCAGGCTTTACGAACTCATCTGGAAGCGCTTTGTCGCCTGTCAGATGGAGAGCGCGATCTTTGACCAGACCTCGGTTGATATTGCCGCAGGAGAATATGTTTTCCGGTCGACCGGATCGGTCATTAAATTTGACGGGTTTTTAAAGCTGTATGAAGAAAGCTTTGACGAAGAAGAAGAGAAAGAAGGGCGGCTCCCGGCTTTAACGGAAAAAGAAGAGCTGAAAAAACAAGAGGTCCGGCCCGAGCAGCACTTTACCCAACCCCCCGCCCGCTATACCGAGGCTTCTTTGGTCAAGGAGCTGGAGCACAAGGGGATCGGCCGGCCGTCGACCTATGCCCCAATTCTTTCAACGATCCAGGACCGCGGGTATGTTGAGAAAGAGGGACGGGCGCTCAAACCGACCGAGATCGGGGTCGTGACCAACGGGCTGTTGGTCAAGCACTTTCCGGAGATCATGGACATTACCTTTACCGCCGACATGGAAGACCAGCTTGACGACATTATTGACAACAAGATCGAATGGGTTGACGTCTTGAAAAAGTTTTATAAGCCATTCGCGGCGGCGCTGGCCGAAGCGGATATCAAAATGGAAAAGGTTAAAAAAGAGATCATGACCGACGAACTCTGCCCGAAATGCGGCAACAAGCTGGTTATCCGCCAGGGCCGGTATGGTGATTTTTATGCCTGTTCCGACTATCCAAAATGCACTTATACCAAGGACGTAGAAAAACCGGAAGGGGAAGGAGCGGCCCCGGAGGTCCAGGAAAATTGCCCGAAATGCGGCAAGCCGATGGTTATCAAGCATGGACGCTTTGGCTCGTTCCTGGCCTGCTCAGATTACCCCACCTGTAAAACGACCAAGCCATTGCTCCGCAAGATCGGGGTCAAGTGCCCCAAAGACGACGGGGATGTCGTGATGAAAAAGACCAGGAAAGGGCGGATATTTTACTGCTGCAGCAATTACCCGAAATGCGATTACGCCGCTTGGCAGCGCCCCACAGCTGAAAACAAGGAAGAAACTCCAAAGGAGGGGGGCAATGCTTAA
- the aroA gene encoding 3-phosphoshikimate 1-carboxyvinyltransferase, protein MSQLLVQQAKAITGEITVPGDKSISHRAIMIGSIANGETKITGFLASADCLATIDCFRKLGIEIKKNKTEIRVKGKGLRGLVRPRERLYTGNSGTTIRLLAGILAGQSFTAEISGDESIGRRPMGRIAKPLRSMGADIQGRAMPGKEGELFPPLIINGGKLHGINYELPVASAQVKSAVLLAGLYAEGETTVREKNFSRDHTERMIEHFGGTIERGGLVTLKPTQELNAREVDVPGDISSAAFILAAATMVTGSELRIRNVGLNPTRTGILEIIHRMGGSVEVENEIIISGEPRGEIVARSARLHGIKIDGEIIPRIIDEIPIIAVLASQAEGVTEIRDARELRVKESDRIKTIATELRKFGVAVEELDDGLRISGPVKLKGGTIESSGDHRIAMAMAIAGLCATGRTVIEDTDCIETSFPGFAEMVRQFI, encoded by the coding sequence ATGAGCCAACTCCTTGTCCAGCAAGCCAAAGCCATTACGGGGGAAATAACCGTCCCGGGAGATAAGTCCATCTCCCATCGGGCGATCATGATTGGTTCTATCGCTAATGGCGAGACCAAAATAACCGGATTTTTGGCCAGCGCCGATTGCCTGGCGACGATCGACTGCTTCCGGAAGCTGGGGATCGAGATCAAGAAAAACAAAACTGAGATCAGAGTTAAGGGGAAGGGGCTCAGGGGGTTGGTCCGGCCCAGAGAACGACTTTACACCGGCAATTCGGGAACTACCATCCGTTTGCTTGCCGGGATTTTAGCGGGACAGAGCTTTACGGCAGAGATCAGTGGCGACGAGTCGATCGGGCGACGGCCGATGGGGCGGATCGCTAAACCGCTTAGGTCAATGGGGGCCGATATTCAGGGGCGAGCAATGCCGGGCAAAGAGGGAGAACTCTTTCCTCCCTTAATAATTAATGGCGGGAAATTACACGGGATAAACTATGAACTGCCGGTCGCGTCCGCCCAGGTCAAATCTGCGGTCCTGTTGGCCGGATTATACGCGGAGGGGGAAACCACCGTTCGAGAGAAAAACTTTTCAAGGGACCATACCGAGCGCATGATTGAACATTTTGGGGGAACGATCGAACGGGGTGGATTGGTCACTTTGAAGCCAACCCAGGAACTAAACGCCAGAGAGGTTGATGTTCCGGGGGATATTTCTTCGGCCGCGTTTATTTTGGCGGCGGCGACCATGGTTACGGGCTCGGAGCTAAGGATCAGGAATGTTGGACTTAATCCGACCAGGACCGGTATTTTAGAGATCATTCATCGCATGGGGGGCTCGGTTGAGGTTGAAAATGAAATTATTATATCGGGCGAACCGCGAGGCGAGATCGTTGCCCGATCAGCCCGGCTCCACGGCATTAAAATTGACGGGGAGATAATCCCGAGAATTATTGACGAGATCCCGATCATTGCCGTGCTGGCGTCGCAAGCGGAAGGGGTTACTGAGATCCGGGATGCCCGGGAGTTAAGAGTTAAAGAGAGCGACCGGATCAAAACGATCGCGACGGAGCTTCGTAAGTTTGGGGTGGCAGTCGAGGAGCTTGATGATGGCTTGCGGATATCAGGGCCGGTAAAGCTAAAAGGGGGAACGATTGAAAGTTCCGGCGACCACCGGATCGCCATGGCGATGGCGATCGCCGGGCTTTGCGCGACTGGCCGGACAGTAATTGAAGATACCGATTGCATCGAAACCTCGTTCCCGGGATTTGCCGAAATGGTCCGGCAATTTATTTAA
- a CDS encoding histidinol phosphate phosphatase domain-containing protein gives MDDLGQRIEFHSHSIFSDGLLLPAALVREAEVKGHMALAITDHVDESNLESVIKALTHFERETKGKLPLIFIPGVELSYIQPKYISNYAKKARKLGARLIIVHGESPVEAVYPGTNRAAVAANGIADILAHPGKLTAEEASLAAKHGVYLELTAKPGHNSTNRHVAAQAKLAGAKLIVDTDCHDEKGLISQEQALQICREAGLSDEEARIVVRDNARELLKRIERP, from the coding sequence ATGGACGATTTAGGGCAAAGAATTGAGTTTCACTCCCATTCGATCTTTAGTGACGGGCTCCTTCTCCCCGCCGCCCTGGTCCGGGAAGCCGAGGTCAAAGGGCACATGGCGCTGGCGATCACCGATCATGTTGACGAGTCGAACCTTGAATCTGTAATCAAAGCGTTAACTCATTTCGAGCGGGAGACCAAGGGAAAGCTCCCGCTTATCTTCATTCCCGGGGTTGAGCTAAGTTATATCCAACCCAAATATATCTCGAACTACGCAAAAAAGGCCCGTAAACTTGGGGCTCGCCTGATCATTGTCCACGGCGAATCGCCGGTTGAGGCGGTCTATCCGGGGACTAACCGGGCGGCGGTCGCGGCCAATGGAATCGCCGATATTTTAGCTCACCCGGGCAAGCTTACCGCGGAAGAAGCTTCGCTGGCGGCTAAGCATGGGGTTTACCTGGAATTGACCGCCAAGCCTGGCCACAACTCGACTAACCGCCATGTTGCCGCTCAAGCAAAGCTAGCGGGGGCAAAGCTGATCGTTGACACCGATTGCCATGATGAAAAAGGACTGATCTCCCAGGAGCAGGCCTTGCAGATCTGCAGGGAGGCTGGGTTAAGCGACGAGGAAGCCCGGATCGTGGTACGGGATAACGCGCGAGAGCTGCTTAAGAGAATCGAACGTCCATAG
- the hisD gene encoding histidinol dehydrogenase, which produces MLKIVTGAEVEKEVARLVAQKSLSGEFPEEKTVKEIVARTRREGDAALIDYSRKYDGVEILPGKIRISDDEINAAYDKVKIGFLDALTKAIQNITAFHKKQKNDEWFETLPLDVIMGQRLVPLERVGVYVPGGRATYPSSVVMNVIPAKVAGVKEIVLVSPPPISPYVLVAAKEVGVNEVYQAGGAQAIAALAYGTESIRRVDKIVGPGNIYVMLAKKQVFGVVGIESLAGPSDVLIIADDDAFPEFIAADLLAQAEHGPGSVAILITTSKPMIDGVQKELAEQKIKLKRQEIIEGSEIYLFHVESLGKAVELSNKIAPEHLGLEIGSPQRVLEKVKNAGAVFLGPHSPVAVGDYIAGPNHVLPTGGTARFSSPLGVYDFIKHQSIIGYTKPALKNVWKDVKLLSEVEGLDAHGHSMDVRFS; this is translated from the coding sequence ATGCTTAAGATCGTAACCGGAGCGGAAGTAGAAAAAGAAGTAGCGAGGCTTGTTGCGCAAAAAAGCTTGAGCGGTGAATTTCCTGAAGAAAAGACCGTGAAAGAGATCGTGGCCCGGACCAGGCGGGAAGGGGATGCCGCCCTGATCGATTACTCAAGGAAATATGATGGGGTGGAAATACTACCGGGCAAGATCAGGATAAGCGATGATGAGATAAATGCGGCATACGACAAGGTGAAAATCGGGTTTCTTGATGCATTGACCAAGGCGATCCAGAATATTACCGCCTTTCATAAAAAACAAAAAAACGACGAGTGGTTTGAAACCCTCCCTTTGGATGTGATCATGGGGCAGCGGTTGGTTCCGCTGGAAAGAGTGGGGGTTTATGTCCCTGGCGGACGGGCGACTTACCCGTCGTCAGTAGTGATGAATGTGATCCCGGCCAAGGTTGCAGGGGTTAAGGAGATCGTCCTGGTCTCCCCGCCGCCGATCAGCCCATATGTCCTGGTTGCCGCCAAAGAAGTAGGGGTCAACGAGGTCTACCAGGCTGGCGGCGCACAAGCGATAGCCGCTCTGGCGTACGGGACAGAAAGCATTCGTCGAGTTGATAAAATTGTCGGCCCGGGAAATATTTACGTGATGCTGGCCAAGAAACAGGTCTTTGGCGTAGTTGGGATCGAGAGTTTGGCCGGCCCATCAGATGTCTTGATCATTGCCGATGACGACGCTTTTCCGGAATTTATTGCGGCCGACCTTTTGGCCCAGGCGGAACACGGCCCCGGCTCGGTCGCAATATTGATAACCACTTCAAAGCCAATGATCGACGGGGTCCAGAAAGAGCTGGCCGAACAAAAGATCAAACTGAAACGACAGGAGATAATTGAAGGATCGGAGATCTATTTGTTCCACGTGGAAAGCCTGGGGAAAGCGGTAGAACTATCGAACAAGATCGCCCCTGAACATCTGGGCTTGGAGATCGGATCGCCGCAGAGGGTCCTGGAAAAAGTGAAAAACGCCGGCGCGGTATTTTTGGGCCCGCACTCACCGGTCGCGGTCGGCGACTATATCGCCGGACCAAACCATGTCCTGCCGACGGGCGGGACAGCCCGCTTCTCATCTCCCCTGGGGGTCTATGATTTTATAAAACACCAAAGCATTATCGGCTACACCAAGCCGGCGCTGAAAAATGTTTGGAAAGATGTTAAATTATTAAGCGAAGTAGAAGGGCTGGATGCTCATGGCCATTCTATGGACGTTCGATTCTCTTAA
- the mutL gene encoding DNA mismatch repair endonuclease MutL → MPEIKLLPEDLINKIAAGEVVERPASVVKELVENSIDAGADRIVVEIEDGGKKLIRVSDNGCGMTEKEISLSLERHSTSKIRSVDDLFNIRTLGFRGEALPSIASISHLKIEKNPSAGLTIEVKDLFHNTPVRRKFLKSNATEIGRCGDIIAKYVLAYPGISFKYVSDGKTLLFSSGVGDLLAAVIAVYGAAVARELLPVNHSFGSGKVAGMISRPTISRVDKGYENFFVNSRYVRSFLLNRALEETYRTYIPNNRYPIAILSVTIDPGEVDVNVHPTKIEVKFMKNQEVMEAVRSASRSALKTITPVSSGSQDFSRQPQNYNQNVWEPQTLDGFFAGENTPAVQAPSDAVIGPEQPLIPLYQLKQAYIVATDGSGLSVIDQHAAHERIIYDQLSRQGEKVNVQALLLPETIELELPAAVVVKENLSLIQSFGFEVEEFGRNSFILRGIPAISGKNGGVGLFVDIANDLLATGKSDQVEAKKENLRKSVACHGAVKAGEPMTTVEMTTLIRNLFLTENPTTCPHGRPLIFGLTEIEIEKKFHR, encoded by the coding sequence ATGCCAGAGATAAAACTATTGCCCGAGGATTTGATCAACAAGATCGCCGCCGGCGAGGTGGTTGAACGTCCCGCTTCGGTTGTTAAAGAATTGGTTGAAAACTCGATCGATGCCGGTGCCGATCGGATCGTTGTTGAAATTGAGGATGGCGGAAAAAAACTGATCAGGGTCTCGGACAATGGCTGCGGCATGACCGAAAAAGAGATCTCTCTTTCCCTGGAGCGTCATTCGACCTCAAAGATCAGGTCTGTCGATGACCTTTTTAACATTAGGACGCTTGGCTTTCGCGGGGAAGCTTTGCCGTCGATCGCCAGCATTTCGCATCTTAAGATCGAAAAGAACCCGTCTGCCGGCCTGACCATTGAAGTAAAGGATCTTTTCCACAACACCCCGGTCCGCAGGAAATTCCTAAAATCAAACGCGACCGAGATCGGCCGGTGCGGAGATATTATCGCCAAGTATGTCCTGGCTTATCCGGGAATATCGTTCAAATATGTGTCCGATGGTAAAACGCTCCTTTTTTCCAGCGGGGTTGGCGATCTTTTGGCCGCGGTCATCGCTGTTTACGGCGCGGCGGTCGCCAGGGAGCTGCTGCCGGTAAACCATAGCTTTGGCTCCGGAAAGGTAGCTGGAATGATCAGTCGGCCGACGATCTCCCGCGTTGATAAGGGGTACGAGAACTTTTTTGTTAATTCCCGATACGTTAGGAGCTTTCTTTTAAATCGGGCGCTTGAAGAAACTTACAGGACATATATACCGAACAACCGCTATCCGATCGCGATCCTCTCGGTTACGATCGATCCCGGAGAAGTAGACGTCAATGTTCACCCGACCAAGATAGAAGTAAAATTTATGAAGAATCAGGAGGTGATGGAGGCTGTCCGGAGCGCATCCAGGAGCGCCTTAAAAACGATCACCCCTGTCTCATCCGGTAGCCAGGACTTTAGCCGCCAGCCTCAAAACTATAATCAAAATGTTTGGGAGCCGCAAACGCTTGATGGTTTTTTTGCGGGTGAAAATACTCCCGCGGTCCAGGCCCCATCGGATGCGGTGATCGGCCCGGAACAGCCGCTTATTCCTCTTTATCAGCTAAAACAGGCTTATATTGTGGCAACTGACGGAAGCGGATTGTCGGTTATTGATCAGCACGCGGCGCATGAGAGGATCATTTATGACCAGTTAAGCCGCCAGGGTGAAAAAGTAAATGTTCAAGCATTATTGCTGCCGGAAACTATCGAATTGGAACTGCCAGCTGCCGTAGTCGTGAAAGAAAACCTGAGCCTAATTCAGTCCTTTGGTTTTGAGGTCGAGGAATTTGGGCGAAATAGTTTTATTTTAAGGGGGATACCCGCGATCAGCGGGAAAAATGGAGGGGTAGGGTTGTTTGTTGATATTGCCAATGATTTATTAGCAACCGGAAAAAGCGACCAGGTAGAAGCTAAAAAGGAGAATCTACGGAAATCGGTTGCCTGTCATGGAGCGGTCAAGGCTGGTGAACCGATGACTACTGTCGAAATGACGACATTGATCCGCAACCTGTTTTTAACCGAAAATCCAACTACCTGCCCGCACGGGCGGCCATTAATATTTGGTTTAACTGAGATAGAAATAGAGAAAAAATTTCACCGTTAA
- a CDS encoding bifunctional phosphoglucose/phosphomannose isomerase, translating into MAEIELLDTKEKVAEIDKGKMLVAVEQVPAMIETALKLPLIGTIEQKLKTKLVVISGMGGSGISGEILADAFPLTCPVTIVKNYSLPDYVDSEATVVAVSYSGETEETLAVVRQAEARGARVVCITSGGKLKEMASQKNWPMVLIPTGFQPRAALMYLFVPLLQVLGRLGVIEEQEAEILRSLPLIKKLRDEYSASNPVRSNPAKQLAKKIAGKIPVIIGSAGTTGAVANRFKNQFNENTKLPAFASVFPEVNHNETASYFAMSRDKYNFALIILRDEADNERIKKRIEITKSLLSQQFGGINEFFSQGKSRFARLASLVLLADFASVYAAILQGIDPTTIEAITRLKKEMSR; encoded by the coding sequence ATGGCGGAGATCGAACTTTTAGACACAAAGGAAAAAGTTGCCGAGATAGACAAAGGGAAGATGCTGGTTGCTGTCGAACAGGTCCCGGCAATGATAGAAACGGCCTTAAAGCTCCCGCTGATCGGCACGATTGAACAAAAGCTCAAGACCAAACTAGTAGTGATCTCCGGAATGGGTGGGTCGGGTATTTCCGGGGAGATCCTGGCCGATGCTTTTCCCCTGACCTGTCCGGTGACTATCGTTAAGAATTATTCGTTGCCAGACTACGTTGATAGCGAAGCGACCGTTGTTGCGGTTTCTTATTCCGGAGAAACAGAAGAGACCCTTGCCGTCGTCCGTCAGGCGGAGGCTCGCGGCGCGCGGGTTGTCTGCATTACTTCAGGCGGGAAACTAAAAGAGATGGCTTCGCAAAAGAATTGGCCGATGGTCCTTATCCCGACGGGTTTTCAGCCGAGGGCGGCGCTGATGTACCTTTTTGTTCCTTTGCTTCAGGTTTTGGGCCGGCTTGGGGTGATTGAGGAGCAGGAAGCGGAGATACTCAGGAGCTTGCCGTTAATAAAAAAACTGCGCGATGAGTATTCGGCGTCAAACCCGGTTCGGAGCAACCCGGCCAAGCAGTTGGCCAAAAAGATCGCCGGAAAGATCCCGGTGATAATTGGCTCGGCCGGAACGACCGGCGCGGTCGCCAACCGCTTTAAAAACCAGTTTAACGAAAACACAAAATTGCCCGCCTTTGCCAGCGTTTTTCCAGAAGTTAACCACAACGAAACCGCCAGTTATTTTGCCATGTCCAGGGACAAATATAACTTTGCCCTAATTATTTTAAGGGATGAGGCGGACAATGAGCGGATAAAAAAACGGATCGAAATAACCAAGTCTCTTTTGAGCCAGCAGTTTGGCGGGATCAATGAGTTTTTCTCGCAAGGGAAATCGCGGTTCGCCCGCCTTGCTTCGCTGGTCCTTTTGGCTGATTTTGCCAGTGTTTATGCCGCCATTCTTCAGGGGATCGATCCGACGACGATCGAAGCGATAACCAGGCTGAAAAAGGAAATGTCCAGATGA
- a CDS encoding NDP-sugar synthase, producing MKAVIIAGGYGTRLRPLTYNTPKPIVPVVNRPFVMHQIELLRRHGIKEVILNLHYLMGNIQEILDDGKKLGVKIYYSIEKYPLGTAGAVKNAEEFFDRDPLVVVNGDILTDINLTEMIALHKRKKARVTLSLTKVEDPTAYGLVIADHEGKITHFVEKPSWEKISLYAAYGATDRINAGFYIIEPEVFKKVPKGVEHSFERQLFPELLAGGEPMFAFFSDRYWIDIGKPAQYRQAHEAILREEVEIKISGSKAGKDVWLGEGTAVDKTAKINGPALVGDRSIVGPETRINGHSIIGHDVKIGAESVLERAIIWHGCKIGNHVSLSGCIIGFNCTIKDDVRIGEGVILADNTIIERGSIINA from the coding sequence ATGAAGGCAGTGATCATTGCCGGAGGATATGGGACAAGACTAAGGCCCCTGACCTACAATACCCCAAAACCTATCGTGCCTGTAGTGAACCGGCCGTTTGTCATGCACCAGATCGAACTGCTAAGGCGGCATGGCATAAAAGAAGTGATCCTTAACCTCCACTATTTAATGGGGAACATCCAGGAGATTCTGGACGACGGGAAAAAGCTTGGCGTAAAGATCTATTACTCGATCGAAAAGTATCCGCTGGGGACGGCCGGCGCGGTTAAAAATGCCGAAGAGTTCTTTGATCGTGATCCGCTGGTGGTCGTTAACGGCGATATTTTAACCGATATCAACCTCACTGAAATGATCGCCCTGCATAAAAGGAAAAAGGCCAGGGTGACCCTCTCATTGACCAAGGTTGAAGATCCGACCGCGTATGGGCTGGTCATTGCCGATCATGAAGGGAAGATCACCCATTTTGTGGAAAAGCCGAGCTGGGAAAAAATCTCGCTCTACGCGGCTTACGGGGCAACGGACAGGATCAACGCCGGGTTTTATATTATTGAGCCGGAAGTATTTAAAAAAGTCCCCAAAGGGGTGGAGCATTCTTTTGAACGGCAGCTCTTTCCGGAATTGTTGGCCGGCGGCGAGCCGATGTTCGCTTTCTTTTCTGACCGCTACTGGATAGACATCGGCAAGCCGGCCCAATACCGTCAGGCGCACGAAGCGATCTTAAGAGAAGAAGTTGAGATAAAAATATCCGGCAGCAAGGCTGGCAAGGATGTTTGGCTGGGCGAAGGAACAGCGGTCGACAAAACAGCAAAGATCAATGGCCCGGCATTGGTCGGCGACCGGTCGATCGTCGGGCCCGAGACAAGAATAAACGGCCATTCGATAATCGGACATGACGTGAAGATCGGGGCCGAATCCGTGCTGGAAAGGGCGATCATCTGGCACGGTTGCAAGATCGGCAACCACGTTTCATTAAGCGGGTGTATCATTGGTTTTAATTGCACGATAAAAGATGACGTCAGGATCGGCGAGGGGGTTATTCTGGCCGATAACACGATCATTGAGAGGGGCTCGATCATCAATGCTTAA